A DNA window from Hemiscyllium ocellatum isolate sHemOce1 chromosome 48, sHemOce1.pat.X.cur, whole genome shotgun sequence contains the following coding sequences:
- the LOC132836896 gene encoding E3 ubiquitin-protein ligase RNF181-like — translation MASYFEEHDCEATDPEEQYRQNALLELTNSCPLCRLELPTDNAEYEEYKQDRPPPFRVQRALPF, via the exons ATGGCGTCGTATTTCGAGGAGCACGACTGCGAGGCGACCGATCCCGAGGAACAGTACCGGCAGAACGCGCTGCTGGAGCTC ACGAATTCCTGCCCGTTGTGCAGACTCGAGTTGCCCACTGACAATGCAGAGTACGAGGAGTACAAGCAAGACAGG CCGCCTCCGTTCCGAGTACAGCGAGCCCTGCCTTTCTGA